TAAAAGCTATAGAGGAATGCATGATCTTTATGGTCATCGCATAGTAActgcttgatacaatatttcttttttccaacatgtttttAGTCTATGATAATACGAAAATATGCTTGACTTCATTTCGAAAATTACTAGTAcgcattttctttattccccttttcaataaacaaaaaaaaaactaacaaaattgatccagataaatataattttaaaaaataaacctgCATAACAAACTACACAATCATTCCTTCTCCCACAacattgccttttcgatatttgtcattgTTGTAGATTCAGTAGATTCATGATCTTACATTTATTATGATTAGAATATAATAAcggtatattttgtatattttcacaATTGATGCTGAAACTTCAACATACGCATGTATACGCCAGTCTTGTACACATTTAGTCTTGCCTGACAACTTGTCGTATGTGATGTTTGAGCATTTTGAATTcatcacgagagagagagagagagagagagagagagagagattctctGTCCTTATTACATTGATATCATAGTATCGATAACTCTGTTTGTGTACAAAATCGTATACATTATTGGTAGAGAATattaaaaggggaaaaaaacaaGAGCCCTCCCCCCCCCGCAAATTCAAATGTCTTTAAATTACatgaacattataaaattaccaaaaatatgcctcggacatcccctgGCCAATTAAATAACGTTAACCGTCAGACCCTAACCCCCGGAATTATTTTATGATCCACGCATAATCGGAAAACAATATTATACCTCAAAACCCTCTGTATCTAGGATCTCCGCATCTATTTTTTAAGATTCACTGGCGCTTGTCGCGTTCGATAtaaaatgcgtgtaaaatgtttggtctttttaccttcataCCGGCCATGCCGACTGTGTGAATAAaatcgtcgtccatattctgtCTATATTTTGTCAACTATGATGATTAAATAAGTTTCTCAATATAAAATGCGCTCGCAAAAAACAttatgcggcgaatcaaacaatagataaattttaaagatctgtatttgtTTATATAGTATAGTACAACTAGCAGACATATTCTTTTTATCAATGACGCGCAAAAAAGGTAGAATGTTGTTCGAAGAAAActtagaagggggggggggtccacaAGTAAGAAAACAGATGTTTATACTatagtattattattattatttttataggaaAAAGGCATAACAACAATTGTGATTAGATTTAATCAAGTGATGCAGTTTTAGAAATAATCGAAATGGTACTGGTATGTTTACACATTCAATACGATTAACACGATGAATTACATTTCCGAGCATGCATTGCTAAAGAGTTAACAATAAAGTTGTGCGATTAAAAACGGATCGCAAcctttttttcatattagttCCAAACAATCCCCgaacaattgataaaaaatgactAATTAAGCCCTAAGCGAAAAAAGCCTACGACAAAGATATTTTCATCCAATCTAAGACTATAAAATGCATGACTGTATTAGCCTAATACGGTTTTAAGCATTATAAGGACTATAATAACACAACATATCGGAGGTATATCAATAACGTTGCATGTATATGGCTTGAAGGCAATTGCCTTTTACAATGAAATCATCATGAAACAAACTCTTACGTATATCGAAAGCATTTGTCTCTTTTACTCAGTTTTTATACATCTAGTATTGTAGcatggtcaggtatcaattttgtgTTACGTCACAAATATAACGCAGCTACAGCGAAAGActtaatcgttgcttgcaacgagctcgtctctagtttttCCTACATTCCTAATTTTCTTCCATATTATCTTGATTTGATCGTTAATCGCAAtgagtttttctttatttaagaaaaatattataaacccttcgttattaattcatttttttcctattCTAAATTGAACTAACTTGTAATATCAATAATTGAaacaatatttcttcttttttcacaAATAAAGTTTGTTGACAACAACTTCCTCAAGCACTAATGCATTGTTGCCATTTCTAGCATTCCAGTCATCTGTGATGTAGTTAGGTTGAACTGTCTTCAGAGTGACATATCTTCCATAACGTGATAGTCTGCATTCAATGGTAATTATAGCACCCGTCTCACTGTGTCCTGGGTAAGTGCCACAAGTAGCCATCTCTGACCAGACAGAAGAGTTTCCCACCCTTATCTCCATGCTGTGAAGCCATCGACCTGTAACATTTGCAGCATTTCATATCAGATATTGAGTCATATTGctatgttacatgtaacaataaacTTTCAAAGAtgttaatgaatattttgttttgcttcaaTAAGTCATTTCTATAACCTTCCATGGACATATGTTAATCATTGTGATTTTACAATTGACATGTATTAAAGGATGTACTAAATGTAAGCTTATATCACTGGAAAAATCTACCATGATCATCGGCGCGGTTATACATAACCACATCCCTAATGATACTATATTTTTCAAGGTCGATCGTCACCCAGGGATACGGTTCATAATACGTGTGAAATTTTCCAGGTGCATTTGTTATCCCATCTACGAGGTAAATGAGTTTGTGGCCAGCATTTGGATAGTAATCTTCATAATTTGAACTGGCAGTGACAGGCTTGTTTAAAGACAGGATTTTATGTTAATATataatgatagaaaaaaaacagtAATATTTTGTCTTAACTCGTAATAATacctgaaaatgaaaaaaacaaatgtCTTCATAAACAATACTCTCAATAAGAAGTGAGTTAAAAGAGACCAAAAATATCCATTAATGAATGacatttgataaaacaaaatgaatatacatgataatattcatttttgtttgtaattcCCTACCTCATCAATTCAAATCTTAATGAACTTTCTCTGGAAAGGTAATTAAGGTTTGTCCCACGTAACCTTACCTTTAGGATTATGGTctaatttatcattataaatacctcgaaatttttttattgaattttcgagatgaaatttttcaaatgaaa
This genomic window from Crassostrea angulata isolate pt1a10 chromosome 8, ASM2561291v2, whole genome shotgun sequence contains:
- the LOC128160704 gene encoding uncharacterized protein LOC128160704; its protein translation is ILSLNKPVTASSNYEDYYPNAGHKLIYLVDGITNAPGKFHTYYEPYPWVTIDLEKYSIIRDVVMYNRADDHGRWLHSMEIRVGNSSVWSEMATCGTYPGHSETGAIITIECRLSRYGRYVTLKTVQPNYITDDWNARNGNNALVLEEVVVNKLYL